In Aspergillus flavus chromosome 3, complete sequence, one genomic interval encodes:
- a CDS encoding cytochrome oxidase complex assembly protein 1-domain-containing protein, which yields MALNIAQRRISVVRIPFSPGRTFLRRNLIPAPHANSGPLLERRADRELPSVNKDRRWMRTLPIFAIAVGAAMLGIFNYQKSSSSVVSSTLYALRTSPRAREILGDEIYFAQKIPWISGEMNQLHGRIDISFRVKGTKSQGTMRFRSIRPDRMSYFRTEEWSLETEDGTVVQLLDNATDPFRQHD from the exons ATGGCTCTGAATATTGCACAGCGGCGCATTAGCGTTGTGCGAATCCCATTTTCTCCTGGCCGAACTTTTCTTCGTCGCAATCTCATTCCCGCCCCGCACGCCAACTCAGGCCCTTTGCTGGAACGACGGGCAGACCGCGAACTGCCTTCTGTAAACAAGGACCGACGGTGGATGCGGACCTTACCCATATTTGCCATTGCTGTCGGAGCTGCGATGCTAGGGATATTCAACTACCAGAAGTCTTCTTCAAGCGTGGTCAGCAGTACCCTTTATGCTCTTCGCACCTCCCCTCGTGCTCGCGAAATCTTGGGTGATGAGATTTACTTTGCTCAAAAGATACCCTGGATTAGTGGGGAAATGAATCAGCTACATGGACGTATCGACATATCCTTCAGGGTCAAAGGAACAAAGTCGCAGGGTACAATGAGGTTCCGCAGCATCAGGCCAGACCGAATGAGCTAT TTTCGTACGGAGGAATGGAGTCTGGAGACGGAGGATGGCACGGTCGTTCAGCTCCTTGACAACGCTACTGACCCGTTTCGTCAACATGACTAA
- a CDS encoding JmjC domain protein codes for MPAQRPRAAFEPISPDLDIAHLVDSTPNFEYVARIHCDAIDANGLENFEKLVWLHVVLGGKPLVVEGFNQRLDSSIFSEKWLRSHYSMKTEFARNLTTQTDLPLTIGHYLKNMHILTNQWTPHNYKEPNRQRIYLKDIDCPQQWHDHLKQLIPPPLFYLNKSPEMFEGPGAKTSSSNDELLARSASGRSIAKAGDLMSCLPPFMRAENLMCYIGHEGTYTPAHQEMCASLGQNIMVEASDGSVEYGQATKPGSSIWFMTESKDRHVVAEYWMSTLGHDIDIEDHFAQINAWKAAPFKTYVVEQRPGDFLLVPPLAAHQVWNRGTRTMKVAWNRTIAKTLELALFEALPHARMVCRDEQYKNKAIVFYSLDHYSDLLCEVGDSGAWGLRVQLLLEDFELLYELYTEILLSESFSHDPPKEKDFEYVPFDSNITCSYCRGNIFNRFLTCPWCIGEGDDTYDICMECYTMGRSCACISKLKWVEQFRWNELTGKHEKWRQQLLRFAEAKSDKYLCLPAKRAQLGKKTLAEICHEQMKRRPWVDVTNPVCQRIEEKNSGSENATPTRKRRKTHKSDACTKGGRCHICKCAEPMWKLASCSYCNLSYCYGSLFRAFNIQPQDTMEMYHWMCPRCQKICSCAACRRDPTMNPYEPRYTLLGHDTRKVADPRSVESLVDFRQSNLRWLKKAGDDEVGRLKKHQKEADEKRNKALVDSRIELEFPQVVDEYSESVQLTSPAAGYFKDYRDIPVDPALEKLDGSFLTPPESISQ; via the exons ATGCCTGCTCAACGGCCACGGGCGGCCTTTGAGCCCATTTCTCCAGACCTGGATATTGCGCATTTAGTAGACTCGACGCCAAATTTCGAATATGTAGCTAGGATACACTGCGATGCAATTGATGCGAATGGCCTGGAGAACTTCGAGAAACTTGTTTGGCTTCATGTGGTTTTGGGTGGAAAGCCTCTGGTTGTCGAAGGGTTTAACCAGAGGCTTGATAGTTCTATATTCTCTGAGAAATGGCTGAGGAGTCACTATTCAATGAAGA CGGAATTTGCTCGGAATCTCACGACACAAACCGACCTTCCACTTACTATTGGGcattatttaaagaatatgCATATCCTTACGAATCAATGGACTCCTCATAACTACAAAGAACCAAATCGTCAAAGGATTTATCTTAAAGATATCGACTGCCCCCAACAATGGCATGACCACCTCAAACAGCTTATCCCTCCTCCGTTGTTCTATTTAAACAAGTCACCAGAGATGTTTGAAGGCCCCGGAGCGAAGACATCATCGTCAAATGACGAACTATTAGCACGATCAGCTTCAGGGAGGTCTATTGCTAAAGCCGGGGACCTCATGAGTTGTCTTCCGCCCTTCATGCGTGCTGAAAACTTGATGTGCTATATTGGTCACGAAGGGACCTACACGCCAGCCCACCAGGAGATGTGCGCCAGCCTTGGACAAAACATCATGGTTGAAGCCTCAGATGGTTCTGTTGAATACGGGCAAGCAACCAAGCCAGGGTCTTCCATTTGGTTCATGACTGAAAGCAAAGATCGTCACGTCGTAGCTGAGTACTGGATGTCTACGCTGGGGCATGATATTGATATCGAGGATCACTTCGCCCAGATTAATGCATGGAAAGCGGCCCCGTTCAAGACTTATGTTGTCGAACAAAGACCGGGGGATTTTCTCTTGGTTCCTCCACTAGCCGCACATCAGGTGTGGAACCGGGGAACGAGAACGATGAAAGTAGCATGGAATCGAACTATTGCAAAAACATTAGAATTGGCCTTGTTTGAAGCTCTCCCACATGCTAGAATGGTATGTCGCGACGAGCAGTACAAAAACAAGGCCATTGTCTTTTACTCACTCGACCACTATTCTGATCTTCTTTGTGAAGTGGGCGACAGCGGCGCTTGGGGCCTTCGGGTGCAGTTGCTGCTAGAGGATTTCGAGCTTTTATATGAACTTTATACCGAGATCCTGCTTTCCGAGAGCTTTTCGCATGATCCAccgaaagagaaggatttTGAATACGTTCCTTTCGATAGCAATATTACTTGCTCCTATTGTCGAGGCAACATTTTCAATAGATTTTTGACTTGCCCCTGGTGCATTGGTGAGGGAGATGACACCTACGACATTTGCATGGAGTGTTATACTATGGGCAGAAGCTGTGCTTGTATATCAAAGTTAAAGTGGGTTGAGCAGTTCCGTTGGAATGAACTGACTGGGAAGCATGAGAAGTGGAGGCAGCAATTACTAAGGTTCGCCGAAGCTAAGAGTGATAAATACCTATGTCTCCCCGCGAAGAGGGCCCAACTGGGCAAGAAAACTCTAGCCGAGATATGCCATGAGCAGATGAAACGTCGCCCCTGGGTCGATGTCACAAATCCGGTCTGTCAGCGAatagaggaaaagaacagTGGTTCGGAGAATGCTACCCCTACTCGGAAGCGAAGGAAAACTCACAAAAGCGATGCATGCACAAAAGGTGGCCGATGCCATATTTGCAAATGTGCTGAACCTATGTGGAAGCTCGCCTCATGCTCATACTGCAACTTGAGTTACTGCTATGGTAGTCTCTTCAGAGCCTTTAATATCCAACCACAGGATACCATGGAGATGTATCACTGGATGTGTCCTAGATGTCAAAAGATTTGCAGTTGCGCTGCATGCCGTCGAGATCCGACCATGAATCCTTACGAACCAAGGTACACTTTATTGGGCCACGACACTAGGAAGGTAGCAGATCCGCGCAGCGTGGAAAGTTTGGTGGATTTCCGTCAGTCCAACCTTCGATGGCTGAAGAAGGCTGGTGACGATGAAGTAGGTCGACTGAAAAAACACCAGAAAGAGGCAGATGAGAAGCGCAACAAAGCCTTGGTTGATAGCCGTATTGAGCTAGAGTTCCCCCAGGTAGTGGATGAATATTCAGAGAGTGTTCAATTGACCTCCCCTGCAGCTGGGTACTTTAAGGACTATAGAGACATACCCGTGGATCCTGCACTGGAGAAATTAGATGGATCTTTCCTCACTCCGCCGGAATCCATCAGTCAGTGA